A window of the Streptococcus sp. 116-D4 genome harbors these coding sequences:
- a CDS encoding methionyl aminopeptidase yields MITLKSAREIEAMDKAGDFLASIHIGLRDLIKPGVDMWEVEEYVRRRCKEENFLPLQIGVDGAMMDYPYATCCSLNDEVAHAFPRHYILKDGDLLKVDMVLGGPIAKSDLNVSKLNFNNVEQMKKYTQSYSGGLADSCWAYAVGTPSEEVKNLMDVTKEAMYKGIEQAVVGNRIGDIGAAIQEYAESRGYGVVRDLVGHGVGPTMHEEPMVPNYGIAGRGLRLREGMVLTIEPMINTGDWEIDTDMKTGWAHKTIDGGLSCQYEHQFVITKDGPVILTSQGEEGTY; encoded by the coding sequence ATGATAACATTAAAATCAGCTCGTGAAATTGAAGCTATGGATAAGGCAGGTGATTTTCTAGCAAGTATTCATATCGGCTTGCGTGATTTGATTAAGCCTGGCGTAGATATGTGGGAAGTTGAAGAATATGTTCGCCGTCGTTGTAAGGAAGAAAATTTCCTTCCGCTTCAGATTGGAGTTGACGGTGCTATGATGGACTATCCTTATGCTACCTGTTGCTCTCTTAATGATGAAGTAGCTCATGCTTTCCCCCGTCACTATATCTTGAAAGATGGAGATTTGCTCAAAGTTGATATGGTTTTGGGAGGTCCTATTGCTAAATCTGACCTGAATGTCTCAAAATTAAACTTCAATAATGTGGAGCAAATGAAAAAATACACTCAGAGCTACTCTGGTGGTCTAGCAGACTCATGTTGGGCTTATGCTGTTGGTACACCGTCTGAAGAAGTAAAAAACTTGATGGATGTCACCAAAGAAGCTATGTACAAGGGGATCGAGCAAGCTGTTGTTGGAAATCGTATCGGTGATATCGGTGCGGCGATTCAAGAATACGCTGAAAGTCGTGGTTACGGTGTAGTGCGTGATTTGGTTGGTCATGGTGTTGGCCCAACTATGCACGAAGAACCAATGGTTCCTAACTATGGTATTGCTGGTCGTGGACTTCGTCTCCGTGAAGGAATGGTGTTGACCATTGAACCAATGATTAACACAGGTGACTGGGAAATCGATACAGATATGAAAACTGGCTGGGCTCATAAGACTATTGACGGTGGCTTATCTTGTCAATATGAACACCAATTCGTGATTACGAAAGATGGGCCTGTTATCTTGACTAGCCAAGGTGAAGAAGGAACTTATTAA